A region of Maridesulfovibrio sp. DNA encodes the following proteins:
- a CDS encoding DUF2062 domain-containing protein has product MQIKPLIVIPVYNHGSTLRDVAERALKHGEVLILDDGSTDGGPDAVEDMDLTVISHDENLGKGQAILTAAEKARELGKTHIITIDADGQHFPEEIPKFIKAIQQSPETIFVGSRNFEGQNVPGAAKFGRSFSNFWLRVQTGIKINDVQSGFRAYPLEIFSVAKTSESRYAFEVEILVKSAWAGYDLKDLPIEVYYPNPEERVSHFDTFKDNIRISLLNTRLTMRSFVPLPHRQYAKDEEGKITPIHPLRSLRILLCKDETPLKLAIAGAIGMLLGTLPLIAMHSIAIILFCGFFRLSKITGLAVSQLCIPPFVPALCIEAGHYMRYNKFLTEISLQTIGYEALDRFYEWVLGSLVLGPLFAAIIGITIYIMAFTIKRFLDIKPQQCGKSHHETR; this is encoded by the coding sequence CCCGGTATACAACCACGGCTCCACCCTGCGCGATGTCGCAGAGCGGGCCTTGAAGCACGGCGAAGTTCTCATTCTCGACGACGGAAGTACGGACGGAGGGCCGGATGCTGTTGAGGATATGGACCTCACCGTAATTTCCCACGATGAAAACCTAGGCAAAGGGCAGGCCATCCTCACTGCAGCTGAAAAAGCACGAGAGCTGGGTAAAACCCACATCATCACCATTGATGCCGACGGCCAACATTTTCCCGAAGAGATTCCTAAATTTATCAAAGCGATCCAACAAAGCCCGGAAACTATTTTCGTAGGCAGCAGGAACTTTGAAGGGCAGAACGTGCCCGGTGCTGCAAAGTTCGGGCGCAGCTTCTCCAATTTCTGGCTACGGGTCCAGACCGGAATAAAAATAAACGACGTACAGAGTGGATTCAGGGCCTATCCCCTTGAAATCTTTTCCGTAGCAAAGACTTCCGAATCCCGCTACGCCTTTGAAGTGGAGATACTGGTCAAATCAGCATGGGCCGGATACGATCTAAAAGACCTGCCTATTGAAGTCTATTATCCCAACCCGGAGGAACGGGTTTCCCACTTTGATACCTTTAAAGATAATATTCGCATCTCGCTGCTTAACACCAGGCTGACCATGCGTTCCTTCGTGCCCCTGCCCCACCGTCAGTACGCAAAGGATGAAGAAGGTAAAATAACTCCCATTCACCCCCTGCGCTCACTGCGAATACTGCTTTGCAAGGATGAAACCCCGCTCAAACTGGCTATTGCCGGAGCAATAGGTATGCTGCTGGGTACTTTACCGCTTATAGCAATGCACTCCATTGCTATCATACTTTTTTGCGGTTTCTTCCGGCTGAGCAAAATAACCGGGCTGGCGGTCAGTCAGTTGTGTATTCCCCCGTTTGTTCCGGCCCTGTGTATCGAAGCCGGACATTACATGCGCTACAATAAATTCCTGACCGAAATCTCTTTGCAGACCATCGGTTACGAAGCGCTGGACCGTTTTTATGAATGGGTGCTTGGATCTCTTGTATTGGGACCGCTCTTTGCCGCAATTATAGGTATTACGATTTACATTATGGCATTTACCATTAAACGGTTTTTAGATATTAAACCGCAGCAGTGTGGAAAAAGTCACCATGAAACGCGATAA
- a CDS encoding acyltransferase, producing MKRDKKWSSKSLAPAFFHNFFYGVIKLLGRPGAYAMLFFVVVFYCLLPGVRKRPAEYIRRRFGKQNAASKLKHTFLLYWNFGKMLVDRAVLRILGDFKAHGPDKDISLLQELYAEHKRLILLTAHVGCWQMGLSYLGFLDAPKAVVMLMERGDVDKHSFKWKSSGGEEKEEEVTIINPAAPLGGTLEMLTALRENSVLCINGDRTMGKSRHNVQLNFLGGKIELPITPFKIAATTETPVAIVFSIRSKAGEGKFRVARVINVPADTGKGEIRGPEAFTPYAQQFSAELEKYCQENPYQFYNFFNMWN from the coding sequence ATGAAACGCGATAAGAAATGGTCCAGTAAAAGTCTGGCTCCCGCGTTTTTCCACAATTTTTTTTACGGGGTGATCAAACTGCTGGGCAGACCGGGGGCATACGCCATGCTCTTCTTTGTGGTTGTCTTTTACTGCCTGCTGCCCGGAGTGAGGAAAAGGCCAGCGGAATACATCCGCCGCCGTTTTGGAAAACAGAATGCTGCCAGCAAATTGAAACACACCTTCCTGCTCTACTGGAACTTCGGAAAAATGCTGGTGGACCGTGCAGTACTGCGCATTCTGGGAGATTTCAAAGCCCATGGACCGGATAAAGACATTAGCCTGCTGCAGGAACTCTATGCTGAACACAAACGGCTGATCCTGTTGACCGCGCACGTAGGCTGCTGGCAAATGGGACTTTCATATCTCGGATTTCTGGATGCCCCCAAAGCGGTGGTCATGCTCATGGAACGCGGGGATGTGGACAAACATTCCTTTAAATGGAAAAGCTCGGGCGGAGAAGAAAAGGAAGAAGAAGTAACGATCATCAACCCGGCAGCACCATTGGGTGGAACACTTGAAATGCTCACTGCCCTGCGTGAGAATTCCGTGCTCTGTATCAACGGAGACCGGACTATGGGAAAGAGCAGGCATAATGTGCAGCTTAATTTTCTGGGCGGGAAAATCGAACTTCCGATCACTCCGTTCAAAATTGCGGCAACAACAGAAACCCCTGTGGCAATTGTCTTTTCCATCCGCAGCAAGGCAGGGGAAGGGAAATTCCGGGTAGCACGGGTAATCAACGTGCCTGCAGATACAGGCAAAGGGGAAATCCGCGGTCCCGAAGCTTTCACCCCTTATGCACAACAATTTTCAGCTGAACTGGAAAAGTATTGTCAGGAAAACCCCTACCAATTCTACAATTTTTTTAACATGTGGAATTAA